The proteins below are encoded in one region of Nyctibius grandis isolate bNycGra1 chromosome 7, bNycGra1.pri, whole genome shotgun sequence:
- the MIOS gene encoding GATOR2 complex protein MIOS isoform X1: MSGSKPDILWAPHHVDRFVVCDSELSLYHIDSAVSSELKAGSLRLSEETTATLLSINSDTPYMKCVAWYPKYDPECLLAVGQANGRVVLTSLGQDHNSKSKDLIGKEFVPKHARQCNTLAWNPLDSNWLAAGLDKHRADFSVLIWDISSKYAPEAAVATEKVRLSAGDPEVGLVVTKPLYELGQNDACLSLCWLPRDQKLLLAGMHRNLAIFDLRNTSQKIFVNTKAVQGVTVDPYFHDRVASFYEGQVAIWDLRKFEKPVLTLTEQPKPLTKVAWCPTRTGLLATLTRDSNIIRLYDMQHTPTPIGDETEPTIIERSVQPCENYIASFAWHPTSQNRMVVVTPSRTMSDFTVFERISLAWSPVTSLMWACGRHLYECTEEGKASSLEKDIATKMRLRALSRYGLDTEQVWRNHLLAGNEDPQLKSLWYTLHFMKQYTEDMDQKLTGNKGPLVYAGIKSIVKSSLGTTENLRHSRSGSDRQADIIQYLSEERSLALQLCGWIKKGTDLDVEPFLNSLEQEGDWERAASVALFNLDIRRAIQILNKGASSGKGDLNLNVVAMALSGYTDEKNSLWREMCSTLRLQLNNPYLCAMFAFLTSESGSYDGVLYENNVAVRDRVAFACKFLSDAQLNRFIEKLTNEMKDAGNLEGILLTGLTKDGVDLMESYVDRTGDVQTASYCMLQGSPSDVLKDERVQYWIENYRNLLDAWRFWHKRAEFDIHRSKLDPGSKPLAQVFVSCNFCGKSISYSCSAIPHQGRGFSQYGVSGSPTKSKVTSCPGCRKPLPRCALCLINMGTPVSSCPGGSKSDEKVDLSKDKKLAQFNNWFTWCHNCRHGGHAGHMLSWFRDHTECPVSACSCKCMQLDTTGNLIPAETVQA, encoded by the exons ATGAGTGGCTCCAAACCCGATATTCTGTGGGCGCCGCACCACGTTGACCGATTTGTTGTGTGCGATTCGGAATTGAGCCTGTATCACATTGACTCTGCTGTAAGCTCAGAACTCAAGGCAGGGTCCTTGCGCTTATCAGAAGAAACTACAGCTACGCTATTGTCAATCAATTCAGATACCCCATATATGAAATGTGTGGCTTGGTATCCGAAGTACGATCCTGAATGTCTCCTTGCCGTTGGACAGGCCAATGGTCGAGTGGTACTTACTAGCCTCGGTCAAGATCACAACTCAAAATCTAAAGATTTGATAGGCAAAGAGTTTGTTCCCAAACACGCACGGCAATGCAATACGCTCGCGTGGAACCCACTAGATAGCAATTGGCTTGCTGCCGGATTAGATAAACATCGGGCTGACTTCTCAGTATTGATCTGGGATATCAGTAGCAAATACGCCCCAGAGGCTGCCGTTGCTACAGAGAAGGTAAGACTTTCAGCAGGAGATCCGGAAGTGGGACTTGTAGTAACAAAGCCACTATATGAATTAGGACAGAACGATGCTTGTCTCTCTCTTTGTTGGCTTCCACGGGACCAGAAGCTTCTTTTAGCTGGAATGCATCGAAATCTGGCTATCTTTGATCTGAGGAACACAAgccaaaaaatatttgtaaacacCAAGGCTGTCCAAGGAGTGACTGTCGATCCCTATTTCCACGATCGTGTAGCTTCCTTCTATGAAGGTCAGGTTGCCATATGGGATTTAAGAAAGTTTGAAAAGCCAGTTTTGACCTTGACAGAGCAACCAAAACCCTTAACAAAAGTCGCGTGGTGTCCAACAAGAACTGGGCTGTTAGCTACTTTAACAAGAGATAGTAATATCATTAGACTGTATGACATGCAGCATACTCCCACCCCCATTGGAGATGAAACTGAGCCAACGATAATCGAAAGAAGCGTCCAACCTTGTGAAAACTACATTGCATCATTTGCCTGGCATCCCACAAGTCAAAATCGAATGGTGGTAGTGACTCCCAGCAGGACTATGTCTGACTTCActgtttttgaaagaatttcGCTTGCATGGAGTCCAGTGACATCCTTAATGTGGGCTTGTGGACGACATTTATATGAATGtacagaagaaggaaaggctAGTTCCTTGGAAAAAGACATAGCAACCAAAATGCGGCTCAGAGCTCTGTCAAGGTATGGTCTTGACACTGAACAAGTTTGGAGAAATCACCTCCTAGCTGGAAATGAAGATCCTCAGCTGAAATCACTTTGGTACACTCTGCATT TTATGAAGCAGTATACTGAAGATATGGATCAAAAACTTACAGGAAACAAAGGTCCCTTAGTTTATGCTGGCATTAAATCAATTGTGAAGTCATCTTTGG GAACAACAGAGAACCTCAGGCACAGCAGGAGTGGATCTGATAGACAGGCAGATATTATTCAGTATCTGAGTGAGGAGAGATCCTTGGCTTTGCAGCTCTGTGGGTGGATAAAGAAGGGAACGGACTTAGATGTGGAaccttttttaaattcattggAACAGGAAGGAGACTGGGAGCGAGCTGCCTCTGTAGCACTTTTCAACTTGGACATACGGCGAGCAATACAAATTCTAAATAAAGGGGCTTCCTCGGGAAAAG GTGATCTGAACCTTAATGTAGTAGCAATGGCTCTATCAGGCTACACAGATGAGAAGAACTCACTCTGGAGAGAAATGTGCAGTACTCTAAGACTGCAGTTGAACAATCCCTACTTGTGTGCTATGTTTGCTTTCCTGACAAGTGAGTCTGGCTCATATGATGGTGTTTTG tATGAAAATAACGTAGCTGTACGAGACAGAGTGGCATTTGCTTGCAAGTTCCTCAGTGATGCTCAA ctgaaCAGGTTTATTGAAAAGCTGACGAATGAAATGAAAGATGCTGGGAATTTGGAGGGAATACTGTTAACGGGGTTGACAAAAGATGGAGTGGACTTGATGGAAAGTTATGTTGACAGAACTGGAGATGTCCAGACAGCAAGCTATTGTATGCTACAG GGTTCTCCATCAGATGTACTTAAGGATGAGAGGGTTCAGTACTGGATTGAGAACTACAGGAATCTTCTAGATGCTTGGAGGTTTTGGCATAAACGTGCAGAATTTGATATCCATAGGAGTAAGCTGGACCCCGGTTCAAAACCTTTAGCCCAG gtGTTTGTGAGTTGCaatttctgtggaaaatcaATCTCGTACAGCTGTTCAGCTATTCCTCATCAGGGCCGAGGTTTTAGCCAATATGGAGTTAGCGGTTCACCAACTAAGTCAAAAGTTACGAGCTGTCCTGGTTGCCGTAAACCccttcctcgctgtgcactttgCTTGATAAATATGGGAACACCAGTTTCCAGCTGTCCAG
- the MIOS gene encoding GATOR2 complex protein MIOS isoform X2 — protein sequence MSGSKPDILWAPHHVDRFVVCDSELSLYHIDSAVSSELKAGSLRLSEETTATLLSINSDTPYMKCVAWYPKYDPECLLAVGQANGRVVLTSLGQDHNSKSKDLIGKEFVPKHARQCNTLAWNPLDSNWLAAGLDKHRADFSVLIWDISSKYAPEAAVATEKVRLSAGDPEVGLVVTKPLYELGQNDACLSLCWLPRDQKLLLAGMHRNLAIFDLRNTSQKIFVNTKAVQGVTVDPYFHDRVASFYEGQVAIWDLRKFEKPVLTLTEQPKPLTKVAWCPTRTGLLATLTRDSNIIRLYDMQHTPTPIGDETEPTIIERSVQPCENYIASFAWHPTSQNRMVVVTPSRTMSDFTVFERISLAWSPVTSLMWACGRHLYECTEEGKASSLEKDIATKMRLRALSRYGLDTEQVWRNHLLAGNEDPQLKSLWYTLHFMKQYTEDMDQKLTGNKGPLVYAGIKSIVKSSLGTTENLRHSRSGSDRQADIIQYLSEERSLALQLCGWIKKGTDLDVEPFLNSLEQEGDWERAASVALFNLDIRRAIQILNKGASSGKGDLNLNVVAMALSGYTDEKNSLWREMCSTLRLQLNNPYLCAMFAFLTSESGSYDGVLLNRFIEKLTNEMKDAGNLEGILLTGLTKDGVDLMESYVDRTGDVQTASYCMLQGSPSDVLKDERVQYWIENYRNLLDAWRFWHKRAEFDIHRSKLDPGSKPLAQVFVSCNFCGKSISYSCSAIPHQGRGFSQYGVSGSPTKSKVTSCPGCRKPLPRCALCLINMGTPVSSCPGGSKSDEKVDLSKDKKLAQFNNWFTWCHNCRHGGHAGHMLSWFRDHTECPVSACSCKCMQLDTTGNLIPAETVQA from the exons ATGAGTGGCTCCAAACCCGATATTCTGTGGGCGCCGCACCACGTTGACCGATTTGTTGTGTGCGATTCGGAATTGAGCCTGTATCACATTGACTCTGCTGTAAGCTCAGAACTCAAGGCAGGGTCCTTGCGCTTATCAGAAGAAACTACAGCTACGCTATTGTCAATCAATTCAGATACCCCATATATGAAATGTGTGGCTTGGTATCCGAAGTACGATCCTGAATGTCTCCTTGCCGTTGGACAGGCCAATGGTCGAGTGGTACTTACTAGCCTCGGTCAAGATCACAACTCAAAATCTAAAGATTTGATAGGCAAAGAGTTTGTTCCCAAACACGCACGGCAATGCAATACGCTCGCGTGGAACCCACTAGATAGCAATTGGCTTGCTGCCGGATTAGATAAACATCGGGCTGACTTCTCAGTATTGATCTGGGATATCAGTAGCAAATACGCCCCAGAGGCTGCCGTTGCTACAGAGAAGGTAAGACTTTCAGCAGGAGATCCGGAAGTGGGACTTGTAGTAACAAAGCCACTATATGAATTAGGACAGAACGATGCTTGTCTCTCTCTTTGTTGGCTTCCACGGGACCAGAAGCTTCTTTTAGCTGGAATGCATCGAAATCTGGCTATCTTTGATCTGAGGAACACAAgccaaaaaatatttgtaaacacCAAGGCTGTCCAAGGAGTGACTGTCGATCCCTATTTCCACGATCGTGTAGCTTCCTTCTATGAAGGTCAGGTTGCCATATGGGATTTAAGAAAGTTTGAAAAGCCAGTTTTGACCTTGACAGAGCAACCAAAACCCTTAACAAAAGTCGCGTGGTGTCCAACAAGAACTGGGCTGTTAGCTACTTTAACAAGAGATAGTAATATCATTAGACTGTATGACATGCAGCATACTCCCACCCCCATTGGAGATGAAACTGAGCCAACGATAATCGAAAGAAGCGTCCAACCTTGTGAAAACTACATTGCATCATTTGCCTGGCATCCCACAAGTCAAAATCGAATGGTGGTAGTGACTCCCAGCAGGACTATGTCTGACTTCActgtttttgaaagaatttcGCTTGCATGGAGTCCAGTGACATCCTTAATGTGGGCTTGTGGACGACATTTATATGAATGtacagaagaaggaaaggctAGTTCCTTGGAAAAAGACATAGCAACCAAAATGCGGCTCAGAGCTCTGTCAAGGTATGGTCTTGACACTGAACAAGTTTGGAGAAATCACCTCCTAGCTGGAAATGAAGATCCTCAGCTGAAATCACTTTGGTACACTCTGCATT TTATGAAGCAGTATACTGAAGATATGGATCAAAAACTTACAGGAAACAAAGGTCCCTTAGTTTATGCTGGCATTAAATCAATTGTGAAGTCATCTTTGG GAACAACAGAGAACCTCAGGCACAGCAGGAGTGGATCTGATAGACAGGCAGATATTATTCAGTATCTGAGTGAGGAGAGATCCTTGGCTTTGCAGCTCTGTGGGTGGATAAAGAAGGGAACGGACTTAGATGTGGAaccttttttaaattcattggAACAGGAAGGAGACTGGGAGCGAGCTGCCTCTGTAGCACTTTTCAACTTGGACATACGGCGAGCAATACAAATTCTAAATAAAGGGGCTTCCTCGGGAAAAG GTGATCTGAACCTTAATGTAGTAGCAATGGCTCTATCAGGCTACACAGATGAGAAGAACTCACTCTGGAGAGAAATGTGCAGTACTCTAAGACTGCAGTTGAACAATCCCTACTTGTGTGCTATGTTTGCTTTCCTGACAAGTGAGTCTGGCTCATATGATGGTGTTTTG ctgaaCAGGTTTATTGAAAAGCTGACGAATGAAATGAAAGATGCTGGGAATTTGGAGGGAATACTGTTAACGGGGTTGACAAAAGATGGAGTGGACTTGATGGAAAGTTATGTTGACAGAACTGGAGATGTCCAGACAGCAAGCTATTGTATGCTACAG GGTTCTCCATCAGATGTACTTAAGGATGAGAGGGTTCAGTACTGGATTGAGAACTACAGGAATCTTCTAGATGCTTGGAGGTTTTGGCATAAACGTGCAGAATTTGATATCCATAGGAGTAAGCTGGACCCCGGTTCAAAACCTTTAGCCCAG gtGTTTGTGAGTTGCaatttctgtggaaaatcaATCTCGTACAGCTGTTCAGCTATTCCTCATCAGGGCCGAGGTTTTAGCCAATATGGAGTTAGCGGTTCACCAACTAAGTCAAAAGTTACGAGCTGTCCTGGTTGCCGTAAACCccttcctcgctgtgcactttgCTTGATAAATATGGGAACACCAGTTTCCAGCTGTCCAG